A section of the Streptomyces sp. NBC_01363 genome encodes:
- a CDS encoding beta-ketoacyl synthase has translation MTRNGRVLVTGVGAMTPLGADAPSSWWGLLDGKSGVRFLEEEWAADLPVHVAAGLTVDPASLLPRTEARKLDRGEQVAILSAREAWQDAGAPQVEPERLAVVIGTGTGGVLTTLGQDDIFERAGIRRLSPFAVPMLMPNGPAAWVSMDLGAKGGARTLVSACASGAEALALGQDLIRSGRADVVVAGGVEACLHPFTIAAFAQMKALSTQSVAPETVSRPFDVKRSGFVMGEGAGMMVLERAEFARTRGARAHGTLAGSAVSSSANHITASDAAGQAYAMELALRDAGLAPADIGVVHAHATSTESGDLAEAEAIGRVIGSHAAVTATKSMTGHMMGASGTVGAMTALFALKDGMVPATRNLDELDPRVELDVVRGERRTGQWSAALANSFGFGGHNVSLVFTK, from the coding sequence GTGACCCGTAACGGTCGTGTGCTGGTGACGGGTGTCGGTGCGATGACGCCACTGGGAGCCGATGCGCCGTCGTCGTGGTGGGGGCTGCTGGACGGTAAGTCGGGGGTGCGTTTCCTGGAGGAGGAGTGGGCCGCGGACCTGCCCGTGCACGTTGCGGCCGGGCTCACGGTGGACCCTGCCTCCCTGCTTCCGAGGACGGAGGCCAGGAAGCTGGACCGTGGTGAGCAGGTCGCCATCCTCAGTGCGCGCGAAGCCTGGCAGGACGCCGGTGCTCCGCAGGTCGAGCCGGAACGACTTGCCGTCGTCATCGGTACCGGGACCGGTGGTGTCCTCACCACGCTGGGGCAGGACGACATCTTCGAACGCGCCGGGATTCGCCGGCTCTCGCCGTTCGCGGTCCCCATGCTGATGCCCAACGGGCCGGCTGCCTGGGTGAGCATGGACCTGGGCGCGAAGGGAGGCGCCAGGACTCTGGTGAGTGCCTGTGCGTCCGGGGCGGAGGCCCTCGCCCTGGGGCAGGATCTGATCCGCAGCGGGCGGGCGGACGTGGTCGTCGCAGGCGGGGTGGAGGCATGCCTGCACCCCTTCACCATCGCGGCATTCGCCCAGATGAAGGCCCTGTCCACGCAGTCCGTGGCCCCGGAGACCGTGTCCCGCCCGTTCGACGTCAAGCGGTCCGGGTTCGTCATGGGCGAGGGCGCGGGCATGATGGTGCTCGAACGCGCCGAGTTCGCCCGAACCCGCGGAGCACGTGCCCACGGCACGCTGGCCGGCAGCGCCGTGAGCTCGAGCGCGAACCACATCACGGCCTCCGACGCGGCAGGCCAGGCCTACGCCATGGAACTGGCGCTGCGCGACGCCGGCCTGGCCCCGGCGGACATCGGGGTCGTGCACGCCCACGCCACCTCGACGGAGTCCGGTGACCTGGCGGAGGCCGAGGCGATCGGCCGAGTGATCGGCAGCCACGCCGCGGTGACGGCGACGAAGTCGATGACAGGTCACATGATGGGCGCGTCCGGAACGGTTGGCGCCATGACCGCTCTCTTCGCGCTCAAGGACGGCATGGTGCCGGCCACACGCAACCTCGACGAACTCGACCCGCGCGTGGAACTGGACGTGGTGCGTGGTGAGCGCCGCACCGGTCAGTGGTCTGCTGCGTTGGCCAACTCGTTCGGGTTCGGCGGACACAACGTCAGTCTCGTCTTCACCAAGTGA